One genomic window of Paeniglutamicibacter sp. Y32M11 includes the following:
- the der gene encoding ribosome biogenesis GTPase Der produces MSESLLPDGGEEYVPFNEDHIAERLAEISDEDADARATALLAGLDDYDLDPEDAELLARLGEDYDDDADEIIPPVLAIIGRPNVGKSTLVNRILGRREAVVEDVPGVTRDRVSYQAEWAGRNFTVVDTGGWEHDAKGIHARVAEQAEIAADLADVILFVVDSRVGATATDEAVVKMLRRKKKPVLLVANKVDDQNQEADSAFLWGLGFGQPWPVSALHGRGAADLLDEVVSKLPTHSAFGGIIPRGGPRRIALIGRPNVGKSSLLNKMAGSERVVVDTLAGTTRDPVDELVVLGDEVWRFVDTAGIRRRQHMAQGSDYYASLRTQAALEKAEVAVVLLAVDEVLSEQDVRILQMTIDSGRALVLAFNKWDLMDDDRRRYLEREIETDLAHVEWAPRVNISALTGWHKDKLVPALHTALESWDKRISTGKLNTFLGELVGAHPHPLRGGKQPRILFGTQVSSRPPRFVLFTTGFLDPGYRRFITRRLRETFGFEGTPIEVAMRVREKRQRSK; encoded by the coding sequence ATGAGTGAGAGCCTGCTTCCGGACGGCGGCGAAGAGTACGTCCCGTTCAACGAGGACCACATCGCCGAACGCCTGGCCGAAATCAGCGACGAGGATGCCGACGCACGCGCCACAGCGCTGCTCGCCGGCCTCGACGACTACGACCTTGACCCGGAGGACGCCGAACTGCTGGCGCGTCTGGGCGAGGACTACGACGACGATGCCGACGAGATCATCCCGCCGGTACTGGCCATCATCGGTCGACCCAACGTGGGTAAGTCCACGCTGGTCAACCGCATCTTGGGCCGCCGCGAGGCAGTGGTTGAAGACGTCCCGGGTGTCACCCGTGACCGCGTGTCCTACCAGGCCGAATGGGCCGGACGGAACTTCACCGTGGTTGACACCGGTGGCTGGGAGCACGATGCCAAGGGCATCCACGCCCGCGTCGCCGAACAGGCTGAGATCGCCGCCGACTTGGCCGATGTCATCCTCTTCGTGGTTGACTCGCGAGTTGGCGCTACCGCCACCGACGAGGCAGTCGTGAAGATGCTGCGCCGGAAGAAGAAGCCGGTCTTGTTGGTCGCCAACAAGGTTGATGACCAGAACCAGGAAGCCGATTCGGCATTCCTCTGGGGCCTGGGCTTCGGTCAGCCATGGCCGGTGTCGGCCCTGCACGGCCGCGGCGCGGCGGACCTCTTGGACGAAGTTGTCTCCAAGCTGCCTACCCACTCCGCCTTCGGTGGCATCATCCCGCGTGGTGGCCCGCGCCGCATCGCACTGATCGGCCGCCCGAACGTGGGCAAGTCATCGCTGCTGAACAAGATGGCCGGTTCCGAGCGCGTGGTTGTTGATACCCTCGCCGGCACCACCCGCGACCCGGTTGATGAGCTCGTGGTCTTGGGCGATGAGGTCTGGCGCTTTGTGGACACCGCCGGCATCCGCCGCCGTCAGCACATGGCTCAGGGCTCCGACTACTACGCTTCGCTGCGTACCCAGGCCGCCCTGGAAAAGGCCGAGGTTGCCGTTGTGCTGCTGGCCGTTGATGAGGTGCTCTCGGAGCAGGATGTTCGCATCTTGCAGATGACCATCGATTCGGGCCGCGCCTTGGTTCTCGCCTTCAACAAGTGGGACCTGATGGACGATGACCGTCGTCGCTACCTGGAGCGTGAGATCGAAACCGATCTGGCGCACGTGGAGTGGGCACCACGCGTGAACATCTCGGCGCTGACCGGTTGGCACAAGGACAAGCTCGTACCTGCCCTGCACACGGCCCTAGAGTCCTGGGACAAGCGCATCTCCACCGGCAAGCTCAATACCTTCCTGGGTGAGCTTGTGGGCGCGCACCCGCACCCGTTGCGCGGTGGCAAGCAGCCCCGTATCCTCTTTGGTACCCAGGTGTCCTCGCGACCACCTCGCTTTGTGCTCTTCACCACGGGTTTCTTGGATCCCGGGTACCGCCGCTTCATTACTCGCCGCCTGCGCGAGACCTTCGGCTTCGAAGGAACCCCCATCGAAGTAGCGATGCGCGTGCGCGAAAAGCGTCAGCGTTCAAAGTAA
- a CDS encoding ParA family protein, protein MSEEQGSKSRSAGLLKEPTPLGPTGRPMTIFPEPAPLESHGPARVIAMVNQKGGVGKTTSTINLAAALAEYGRKVLLVDFDPQGALSAGFGTNPHELDVTVYNVLMDRKTDILDAIITTEVENVDLLPANIDLSAAEVQLVNEVAREQVLERALRSVTDDYDIVLIDCQPSLGLLTVNALTAAHGVIIPLTAEFFALRAVALLVETIEKVQDRLNPALSIDGVLATMYDPRTLHGREVVGRLVEAFGDTVFETVIRRTIKFADANVAAEPITTYAANHPGAEAYRQLARELISRGGAP, encoded by the coding sequence GTGAGCGAGGAACAGGGCAGCAAGTCGCGAAGTGCGGGTCTGCTCAAGGAACCCACCCCTTTGGGCCCCACCGGACGCCCGATGACAATTTTTCCCGAGCCTGCACCGTTGGAGTCCCACGGTCCGGCTCGCGTCATCGCCATGGTCAACCAAAAGGGTGGGGTCGGCAAAACGACCTCCACCATCAATCTGGCAGCGGCCCTGGCCGAATACGGCCGCAAGGTCCTGCTGGTCGATTTTGATCCGCAGGGTGCGCTCTCGGCAGGTTTTGGCACCAACCCCCACGAACTAGACGTCACCGTCTACAACGTGTTGATGGACCGCAAAACCGACATCCTTGACGCGATCATCACCACCGAGGTGGAAAACGTTGACCTGTTGCCGGCCAACATTGACCTCTCCGCCGCCGAGGTGCAGCTGGTCAACGAGGTAGCCCGCGAACAGGTTCTGGAACGTGCCCTGCGTTCGGTCACCGATGATTACGACATCGTCCTGATCGACTGCCAGCCCTCCCTGGGCCTGCTCACCGTCAACGCGCTGACCGCCGCCCACGGCGTCATCATCCCGCTGACCGCAGAGTTCTTTGCGCTGCGCGCGGTGGCCCTGCTGGTGGAGACCATCGAGAAGGTGCAGGACCGGTTGAACCCGGCCCTGTCCATCGATGGCGTGCTGGCCACCATGTATGACCCGCGCACGTTGCACGGCCGCGAAGTGGTCGGACGCCTGGTGGAAGCCTTCGGGGACACCGTCTTTGAGACCGTCATCCGCCGCACCATCAAGTTCGCCGATGCCAACGTCGCCGCCGAGCCGATCACCACCTATGCCGCCAATCACCCCGGAGCCGAGGCCTATCGCCAGCTCGCGCGGGAACTGATCTCCCGCGGTGGCGCCCCGTAA
- a CDS encoding prephenate dehydrogenase has protein sequence MPTTHLAGPILVIGTGLLGTSVGLGLSQRGLSVRLVDPSPSAQVVAQDIGAGTIHVPGAPLAPELVVVGAPPDVTAQVVVQALLDYPMSTVVDIASVKGSILNGVRNDPRITAEHLSRYVGTHPMSGREKSGPAAARGELFTSMPWVICAHEDSRGDAVKTAEALAIDLGATVSRMSAGDHDEAVALISHFPQVASSLIASRLLNAPGHSLALAGNGLRDTTRIAASDPKLWIQILSHNADALLPILRGMREDLDRLVHTLSAPSAPGALLDLAQLMGEGNAGQGRIPGKHGAPPQAFALVTIVVKDKPGQVARLLADIGEAGINVEDLRMEHSAGHQVGLVDISVIPGRREELITVLSALGWKVAQ, from the coding sequence ATGCCCACCACCCACCTGGCCGGGCCCATCCTGGTCATCGGTACCGGGTTGCTGGGCACCAGCGTCGGACTGGGGCTGAGTCAACGCGGACTATCCGTTCGCCTTGTTGACCCCTCGCCCAGCGCGCAGGTGGTTGCCCAGGACATCGGCGCCGGCACCATCCATGTTCCGGGGGCACCGCTTGCCCCGGAACTGGTGGTGGTGGGTGCACCGCCCGACGTCACGGCCCAGGTCGTGGTGCAGGCGTTGCTGGATTACCCGATGTCCACCGTGGTGGATATCGCTTCCGTTAAGGGCTCGATCCTCAACGGTGTGCGTAATGATCCGCGGATCACCGCCGAACACCTGAGCCGTTATGTTGGCACGCACCCGATGTCCGGGCGCGAAAAATCCGGTCCGGCCGCGGCCCGTGGTGAGCTCTTCACCTCGATGCCGTGGGTGATTTGCGCGCACGAGGATTCTCGGGGAGACGCGGTGAAAACCGCCGAGGCGCTGGCCATCGACTTGGGTGCCACCGTCTCACGAATGAGCGCGGGGGACCACGATGAGGCGGTCGCGCTGATTTCGCACTTCCCGCAGGTGGCCTCGTCGCTCATCGCCTCACGGTTGCTAAACGCACCGGGTCATTCCCTCGCGTTGGCCGGTAACGGATTGCGCGACACCACCCGGATCGCGGCGAGTGATCCGAAGTTGTGGATTCAGATCTTGAGCCACAACGCCGACGCGTTGCTCCCGATCCTGCGCGGAATGCGTGAGGATCTGGATCGACTGGTGCACACGCTCAGCGCACCGAGTGCGCCAGGTGCCCTGCTGGACCTCGCCCAATTGATGGGGGAGGGCAACGCCGGTCAGGGCCGGATCCCGGGCAAACACGGCGCCCCGCCGCAGGCCTTTGCCCTGGTCACCATCGTGGTCAAGGACAAACCCGGGCAGGTAGCCCGGCTGCTGGCGGACATTGGCGAGGCCGGCATCAACGTCGAGGATCTGCGGATGGAACACTCCGCCGGTCACCAGGTCGGACTGGTTGATATCTCCGTCATCCCCGGACGTCGGGAAGAATTGATCACAGTGCTCAGTGCACTTGGATGGAAGGTTGCGCAGTAA
- a CDS encoding response regulator, which yields MDQHRDLRVLVVDDETTTAAAHAKFVTRIDGFMVQGIAHNGQEAFAALDAAQEAGTPIDLVLLDMNLPDLHGLDVARRVRGRGNTVDIIAITAIRDLNVVRTAISAGVTQYLIKPFGFAAFSEKLENYRNFRLNLRTAGSSASQESIDNAFAALRSVGPAPLPKGLITETLGSIIETLRTASAPLSATEVSELLDLSRVTARRYLEHLAETKAVTKAPRHGTRGRPEYEYSWPRS from the coding sequence ATGGATCAGCACAGAGACCTACGCGTTCTCGTCGTTGACGACGAAACCACCACCGCGGCCGCGCACGCAAAGTTTGTCACCCGCATCGACGGCTTCATGGTGCAGGGCATCGCCCACAACGGCCAGGAGGCTTTTGCCGCGCTTGATGCCGCGCAGGAGGCCGGCACCCCCATCGATCTGGTGCTGCTGGATATGAACCTGCCTGATTTGCACGGGCTGGACGTCGCGCGGCGTGTGCGAGGGCGCGGCAATACCGTGGACATCATCGCTATCACCGCGATCAGGGATCTGAATGTGGTGCGTACCGCCATCTCCGCCGGCGTCACCCAATACCTGATCAAGCCCTTCGGCTTCGCGGCGTTTTCCGAGAAGCTGGAAAACTACCGCAACTTTCGGCTCAACCTGCGCACCGCTGGCAGCTCGGCCTCGCAGGAGTCGATCGATAATGCGTTTGCCGCCCTGCGCTCGGTGGGCCCCGCACCGCTACCCAAGGGGCTGATCACCGAGACACTGGGTTCCATCATCGAAACCCTGCGCACGGCGAGCGCGCCGCTCTCCGCCACTGAGGTCTCCGAGCTCTTGGATCTCTCCCGGGTGACTGCTCGGCGCTACCTCGAACATCTGGCCGAGACCAAGGCGGTGACCAAGGCCCCGCGTCATGGGACGCGAGGCCGTCCGGAATACGAATACTCCTGGCCGCGGAGCTAA
- the cmk gene encoding (d)CMP kinase, with product MQKLTVAIDGPSGSGKSSVSKEAARRLGAAYLDTGAMYRAVTWHALDAGTDLSDAAAVEAAVKAADLFISTDPDLELVTIHGTDVTQAIREPFVSEAVSAVATNLAARAELVSRQRAIINAHERIVAEGRDITTVVAPDANARILLTASEEARLRRRGLQLGGTQSAEALEAQVLARDAKDSTVVNFTVAADGVATVDSSDLDFEQTVTAVLSAISAQDK from the coding sequence ATGCAGAAACTCACGGTCGCCATTGACGGCCCCTCGGGCAGCGGCAAATCATCGGTCTCCAAGGAGGCAGCACGCCGCCTGGGTGCTGCCTACCTTGATACCGGTGCCATGTACCGCGCCGTCACCTGGCATGCGCTGGATGCCGGCACCGACCTCAGTGATGCCGCCGCCGTTGAAGCGGCCGTGAAGGCCGCAGATCTGTTCATCTCCACCGACCCGGACCTTGAGCTCGTCACCATCCACGGCACCGACGTCACCCAGGCGATCAGAGAGCCCTTCGTCTCCGAGGCCGTCTCCGCGGTGGCCACCAACCTCGCGGCACGGGCAGAATTGGTGTCCCGGCAGCGGGCCATCATCAACGCCCACGAACGCATCGTGGCCGAGGGTCGGGACATCACCACGGTGGTAGCTCCCGATGCCAACGCCCGGATTTTGCTCACTGCCTCGGAGGAGGCACGGTTGCGCCGCCGCGGACTTCAGCTCGGTGGCACCCAGTCGGCCGAAGCGCTCGAGGCTCAGGTCTTGGCCCGCGATGCCAAGGATTCAACCGTCGTGAACTTCACGGTGGCCGCCGATGGTGTTGCTACGGTGGACTCCTCGGATCTGGATTTTGAACAAACCGTCACGGCAGTACTTTCGGCCATTTCGGCGCAGGATAAATAA
- a CDS encoding ScpA family protein, with product MTAPAAENTATCSTVPDDAAGGFRVSLQNFSGPFDLLLSLIAKREMDITQIAMAEVTDEFIVYLKVLQQSDGTKSLDETTEFLVIASTLLELKAARLLPHHEAETEEDMALLEARDLLFARLLQYKAFKHAAGWISGTLFEESTSFPRQVGLEAHFAALLPELIFSTTPDQLARLALGALTPKTPAPTEVGIEHLHGGNVSVREQAAIITALLKEHGTLDFTALVANAANHLEVVARFLALLEMYREKVIAFSQDAPLDALNVRWLNPEQGWDPDALHEEYGPAPHESTETSATPSAGAQEEAS from the coding sequence ATGACGGCACCCGCCGCCGAGAACACCGCCACCTGCAGCACCGTCCCCGACGATGCGGCAGGTGGCTTTCGGGTTTCGCTGCAAAACTTTTCCGGCCCCTTTGACCTGTTGCTCTCGCTCATTGCCAAGCGTGAAATGGACATCACGCAGATCGCCATGGCCGAGGTGACCGACGAATTCATCGTCTACCTCAAGGTGCTCCAACAAAGCGATGGCACAAAGTCGCTGGATGAAACCACCGAGTTTCTGGTCATCGCCTCCACGCTGCTGGAACTCAAGGCCGCCCGGCTGCTGCCGCACCACGAGGCGGAGACCGAAGAAGATATGGCGCTGCTCGAGGCCCGCGACCTACTCTTCGCCAGGCTCCTGCAGTACAAGGCCTTTAAGCACGCGGCCGGATGGATCTCCGGGACACTCTTTGAGGAATCAACCAGCTTCCCGCGCCAGGTGGGCCTGGAGGCGCACTTCGCCGCGCTGCTGCCCGAACTCATCTTTTCCACCACTCCCGACCAGCTGGCCCGGCTGGCCCTCGGGGCCCTGACACCTAAGACGCCCGCGCCCACCGAGGTGGGCATCGAGCACCTGCACGGTGGCAACGTCTCGGTCCGCGAACAAGCAGCCATTATCACCGCATTGCTGAAGGAACACGGCACACTCGACTTCACCGCGCTGGTGGCCAACGCCGCCAACCACTTGGAAGTCGTGGCCCGCTTCCTCGCGCTGCTGGAAATGTACCGCGAAAAGGTCATCGCCTTCTCCCAGGATGCGCCGCTGGATGCGCTGAATGTGCGCTGGCTGAATCCCGAGCAGGGGTGGGATCCTGACGCCCTGCACGAGGAATATGGCCCCGCACCCCACGAATCAACCGAGACATCCGCCACGCCGAGTGCCGGCGCACAGGAAGAAGCATCATGA
- the scpB gene encoding SMC-Scp complex subunit ScpB: MSQGVNAAPSPNPAQGPAAVDLLPGGLDAGIEAVLMVIDEPIGAPALAEVLEVGEERVTAALLRLRAQYDGGDTPRGFELRELAGGWRIFSRRDFAPFVSRFVIDGQTARLTQAALETLAVIAYRQPVSRGRIAAIRGVNVDSVVRTLLTRGLIHEAPDDGESGATLYQTTSYFLERLGLGSISELPRLSPHLPGVGDIDDYDVDSPWKSANHETT, encoded by the coding sequence ATGAGCCAAGGCGTCAATGCAGCACCGTCCCCGAACCCCGCACAGGGTCCCGCAGCCGTTGATTTGCTGCCCGGGGGACTGGATGCCGGCATCGAGGCGGTGCTGATGGTGATCGATGAGCCGATTGGTGCCCCGGCGCTGGCCGAGGTACTGGAGGTGGGTGAGGAACGCGTCACAGCGGCCCTGCTAAGGCTGCGGGCACAGTATGATGGTGGGGATACACCACGCGGTTTTGAGCTGCGTGAATTGGCCGGCGGCTGGCGCATCTTCTCGCGACGTGATTTTGCTCCCTTCGTTTCACGTTTCGTCATCGACGGTCAAACGGCAAGACTTACCCAGGCTGCGCTGGAAACTTTGGCAGTGATCGCTTACCGGCAACCGGTCTCCCGCGGAAGGATCGCGGCGATTCGCGGGGTCAACGTCGATTCGGTGGTGCGCACCTTACTCACGCGCGGGCTGATCCACGAAGCACCCGACGACGGTGAAAGTGGTGCCACGTTGTATCAGACGACCTCATACTTTCTGGAAAGATTGGGATTGGGCAGTATTTCCGAGCTGCCCAGGCTCTCCCCGCATCTTCCCGGAGTGGGTGACATTGACGACTACGACGTTGATTCGCCCTGGAAATCGGCGAACCACGAAACAACATAA
- a CDS encoding sensor histidine kinase → MPPFVTPAVTARSERGGYSLATRIFVAQLALVALVVSMVSAAGYLNARAQAHEFAAKRVLSVAETLSHDPFVIQAVQRQDPSATLQPFARQILDHASVDFVTIMDTDRTRYTHPTPGEIGREYVGSVDQALTGIPQVEDYPGTLGPSVRAITPIRDEHGTVIAMVAVGVTLQSLSLTQAALIPATLLVGLLAVGLGGIFTYALSRYLHRATLGYGPEELRRLYAYYFSALHSLREGLVLVDAKGRLVLYNDQAAGLLGLPPAGSLRPLPVDKVGLPETVAELFSSGRRATDEIHLTRDRVLVISQQNAEQPDSDPGARVRWTLRRKQVESTLGTVATLRDHTEVQALTGQLESMRTLTEALRAATHEHANRLHTVATLIELGREREALEFAVTDRQESQRLTDEFVQAVDEPYLTSLLVGKAAQAHERGITLTMSASGHLPAGALDARDLVTITGNLLDNAFDAAAGSEQRRVWADFAADEESVVVSVADSGPGVDPDLLDEFFRLGVSSKPMTPGSGSRGLGLALVRQAVARLGGSLEVDNDAGAIFTVTLPLRPGPSLRP, encoded by the coding sequence ATGCCACCCTTTGTCACACCCGCCGTCACGGCGCGCTCCGAGCGTGGTGGCTACTCATTGGCCACCCGTATCTTTGTCGCGCAGCTGGCCTTGGTGGCGCTGGTGGTCTCCATGGTCAGCGCGGCAGGCTATCTCAACGCTCGGGCCCAGGCCCACGAATTCGCCGCCAAGCGTGTGCTCTCGGTCGCCGAAACCCTCTCGCACGATCCTTTTGTGATCCAAGCGGTGCAGCGGCAGGACCCCTCGGCGACGCTACAACCCTTTGCCAGACAAATCTTGGATCACGCCTCGGTGGATTTTGTGACCATCATGGACACCGACCGCACGCGGTATACCCATCCCACCCCCGGTGAGATCGGACGCGAATACGTCGGTAGCGTCGATCAAGCCCTGACCGGGATTCCTCAGGTGGAGGACTATCCCGGCACCCTGGGCCCCTCGGTGCGTGCCATCACCCCCATCCGCGATGAGCACGGCACGGTCATCGCGATGGTGGCCGTCGGCGTCACGCTCCAGTCCCTGAGCCTCACCCAGGCCGCGCTCATCCCGGCAACGCTGCTGGTGGGCCTGCTGGCGGTGGGACTCGGTGGCATCTTTACCTATGCGCTGAGCCGCTATCTACACCGCGCCACCCTGGGTTACGGCCCGGAGGAGTTGCGCCGGCTCTATGCCTACTACTTTTCCGCCCTGCATTCGCTGCGCGAGGGCCTGGTCCTCGTTGATGCCAAGGGTCGACTGGTGCTGTACAACGACCAGGCCGCCGGACTGCTGGGCCTGCCCCCTGCCGGTTCGTTGCGCCCGCTGCCGGTGGACAAGGTGGGGCTGCCGGAAACCGTCGCCGAACTCTTCTCCTCCGGCCGGCGCGCAACGGATGAAATCCATCTGACCCGGGACCGGGTGCTGGTCATCTCCCAGCAGAACGCCGAACAACCCGATTCCGACCCCGGCGCGCGGGTGCGCTGGACGCTGCGCCGCAAGCAGGTGGAATCCACTCTGGGCACCGTAGCCACGCTGCGCGATCACACCGAGGTTCAGGCGCTGACCGGGCAATTGGAATCAATGCGCACGCTCACCGAGGCCTTACGCGCCGCGACCCACGAGCATGCCAACCGGCTGCACACCGTGGCGACACTCATCGAGCTGGGCCGTGAACGTGAGGCGTTGGAGTTTGCCGTGACCGACCGGCAGGAATCCCAGCGACTCACCGATGAGTTTGTGCAGGCGGTTGATGAGCCGTACCTGACCTCGTTGTTGGTGGGCAAGGCGGCCCAGGCCCACGAGCGCGGCATTACCCTGACCATGAGTGCCTCCGGGCATCTGCCGGCCGGGGCCCTTGATGCTCGGGATTTGGTGACGATCACCGGGAATCTGCTGGATAACGCGTTTGATGCCGCCGCCGGCTCCGAGCAACGCCGCGTCTGGGCCGATTTTGCCGCCGATGAGGAATCGGTGGTGGTCTCGGTCGCCGATTCCGGTCCCGGAGTGGATCCAGATTTGCTCGATGAATTCTTCCGTCTTGGTGTTTCCTCCAAGCCGATGACCCCGGGCAGCGGTTCGCGTGGGCTGGGACTGGCGCTGGTGCGCCAGGCCGTCGCCCGGCTAGGTGGTTCGCTGGAAGTGGATAATGATGCCGGGGCCATATTCACCGTGACGCTACCGCTGAGACCCGGGCCCTCGTTGCGTCCCTGA
- a CDS encoding pseudouridine synthase, producing MNQGSRPSRGNQRPQGSGSGNGRGRGATGAGRSNDNPRSSSPRSSSDRSSNPRTGAERGTESSAGSWSKAHGGPKQGKKSGAPAKKYGGPKAFGKERFGQNLGPVTSERTRPTQRAQAAAAHSDLEGVRLQKVMANAGVASRRVCEEMIANGRVEVNGVLITEPGVRIDPEHDSVHVDGMRLQLNADLKYFVFNKPRNVVSTMEDPEGRKCISDFMRKKGQERLFHVGRLDFATEGLLLLTNDGEAANRLAHPSFEVPKTYLVQVRGPMANGIGATMKKGIKLEDGWQSVDSFKLVDSTPGHVLVEVVLHSGRNRIVRRLFEEVGHPVTRLVRVQVGPIRLGDQKQGTIRPLGNQEVGHLLAMVGM from the coding sequence ATGAACCAGGGATCCCGCCCAAGCCGCGGCAACCAGCGCCCACAAGGCTCCGGCTCCGGCAACGGCCGCGGCCGCGGAGCAACCGGTGCTGGACGTTCCAACGACAATCCACGCAGCTCCAGCCCACGCTCGAGCTCCGATCGCAGCTCCAACCCACGAACGGGTGCGGAGCGCGGCACCGAGTCCTCGGCAGGTTCATGGTCAAAGGCCCATGGCGGACCCAAGCAGGGCAAGAAGTCCGGCGCCCCGGCCAAGAAGTACGGCGGACCCAAGGCCTTCGGCAAGGAGCGCTTCGGCCAGAACCTTGGCCCGGTGACCTCCGAGCGCACCCGCCCGACCCAGCGTGCCCAGGCGGCTGCGGCACATTCGGATCTTGAGGGTGTGCGCCTGCAGAAGGTCATGGCCAACGCCGGTGTGGCTTCCCGCCGTGTCTGCGAAGAAATGATCGCCAACGGCCGCGTTGAGGTCAACGGCGTGCTCATCACCGAGCCCGGCGTCCGCATCGACCCGGAGCACGACAGCGTGCACGTGGACGGCATGCGTCTGCAGCTGAACGCCGACTTGAAGTACTTCGTCTTCAACAAGCCGCGCAACGTCGTCTCCACCATGGAGGATCCGGAGGGCCGCAAGTGCATCTCCGACTTCATGCGCAAGAAGGGCCAGGAGCGCCTCTTCCACGTTGGACGTCTTGACTTCGCCACCGAGGGCCTGCTGTTGCTGACCAACGATGGCGAAGCAGCCAACCGTCTGGCACACCCCTCCTTCGAGGTCCCCAAGACCTACCTGGTGCAGGTCCGTGGCCCGATGGCCAACGGCATCGGTGCCACGATGAAAAAGGGCATCAAGCTCGAAGACGGCTGGCAGTCGGTTGACTCCTTCAAGCTGGTCGACTCCACCCCGGGCCACGTGCTCGTGGAGGTCGTCCTGCACTCGGGCCGTAACCGCATCGTGCGTCGCCTCTTCGAAGAGGTCGGACACCCGGTGACCCGCCTGGTGCGCGTCCAGGTTGGACCGATCCGCCTGGGAGATCAGAAGCAGGGCACCATCCGCCCCCTGGGTAACCAGGAAGTCGGACACCTGCTGGCAATGGTGGGGATGTAA
- a CDS encoding cation:dicarboxylate symporter family transporter, with the protein MATTPESAGVLDTDPNGSAETPVKKDRTHWLYIMVIVAVVAGATIGLVAPELGKALKPLGTGFVALIKMIIAPVIFCTIVLGIGSIAKAATVGKVGGLALLYFITMSTFALAIGLFVGNLIHPGAGLKLEKYEGAAGGAENATVKFLLELIPGDIPVLPTLVLALFVGFALQSMGKSGQPVLGAIKHIQAVVFRLMMMIMWIAPIGAFGAIAAVVGATGWAAIGSMAILMGAFYATCALFIIVILGSLLRSVTGLNIFALMKYLAREYLLIFSTSSSESALPRLIAKMEHAGVSKPVVGITVPTGYSFNLDGTAIYLTMSALFVSTAMGMPMNIGEQISLLVFMIIASKGAAGVTGAGLATLAAGLQSHRPELLDGMGVIVGIDKFMSEARALTNFTGNAVATLLIGKWTKEIDMEQAREVLAGNRPFDELSLTANEH; encoded by the coding sequence ATGGCAACGACGCCAGAGTCGGCAGGAGTCCTAGATACGGACCCGAACGGTAGCGCGGAAACTCCGGTCAAAAAAGACCGGACCCACTGGCTCTACATCATGGTGATTGTTGCCGTGGTCGCTGGCGCCACCATTGGTCTGGTGGCCCCGGAGCTCGGCAAGGCGCTGAAGCCGCTGGGCACCGGATTCGTCGCGCTGATTAAGATGATCATCGCACCGGTCATCTTCTGCACCATCGTGTTGGGCATCGGATCGATTGCCAAGGCCGCCACGGTGGGCAAGGTCGGCGGACTGGCGCTGCTCTACTTCATCACCATGTCCACCTTCGCCCTGGCCATCGGCCTGTTTGTCGGAAACCTGATCCACCCGGGAGCCGGCCTGAAACTGGAGAAGTACGAAGGCGCAGCGGGCGGGGCCGAAAACGCCACCGTCAAGTTCCTGCTGGAGCTGATCCCGGGCGACATCCCGGTGCTCCCGACCCTGGTTCTGGCCCTCTTTGTTGGTTTTGCGCTGCAGTCCATGGGCAAGAGCGGCCAACCGGTACTCGGCGCCATCAAGCACATCCAGGCAGTGGTCTTCCGCCTGATGATGATGATCATGTGGATCGCCCCGATCGGTGCCTTCGGTGCCATCGCCGCCGTGGTTGGTGCCACCGGTTGGGCAGCCATCGGCTCCATGGCCATCCTCATGGGTGCCTTCTACGCGACCTGCGCCCTGTTCATCATCGTGATCCTCGGCTCGCTGCTGCGCTCCGTCACCGGCCTGAACATCTTCGCCCTGATGAAGTACCTGGCCCGCGAATACCTGCTGATCTTCTCCACTTCCTCCTCCGAATCGGCACTGCCGCGCTTGATTGCGAAGATGGAGCACGCCGGAGTCTCCAAGCCGGTGGTGGGCATCACCGTTCCCACCGGTTACTCCTTCAACCTCGATGGCACCGCCATCTACCTGACCATGAGCGCCTTGTTCGTCTCCACCGCCATGGGCATGCCGATGAACATCGGCGAGCAGATCTCCCTGCTGGTCTTCATGATCATCGCTTCCAAGGGCGCAGCGGGCGTCACCGGCGCCGGTCTGGCCACCCTGGCCGCTGGCCTGCAGTCGCACCGCCCGGAGCTCCTCGATGGCATGGGCGTGATCGTGGGCATCGACAAGTTCATGTCCGAGGCTCGCGCACTGACCAACTTCACCGGCAACGCCGTGGCCACCTTGTTGATTGGTAAGTGGACCAAGGAAATCGATATGGAGCAGGCCCGCGAGGTACTCGCCGGCAACCGCCCGTTCGACGAACTGTCGCTGACCGCCAACGAACACTAG